In Argiope bruennichi chromosome 4, qqArgBrue1.1, whole genome shotgun sequence, a single window of DNA contains:
- the LOC129966111 gene encoding glutathione S-transferase Mu 1-like translates to MSQPTLGYWDIRGIAEPIRFLLHYKGVDFVDKRYTFDDRAAWEKDKTSLKLDFPNLPYYLDGNIRLTQSNTILRYLAKKHELDGKTEEEYLRVSLAEQQISDLRASLIQLSYNDNFEKLKPDFVNQVPSHLKLVANFLGNRKFLAGDSVTYVDFMAYHVIDYLRYLIPNLLTDFPNLRDHQDRIRNLPELRKYLKSPAYKPWPLFSPAAQFGGEGPEPKR, encoded by the coding sequence ATGTCGCAGCCTACCTTGGGATATTGGGACATCCGTGGTATAGCCGAGCCTATACGATTTCTTCTACACTACAAAGGTGTCGATTTTGTTGATAAAAGATATACTTTCGATGATCGTGCAGCATGGGAGAAGGATAAGACTTCTCTGAAATTGGATTTTCCTAACCTACCATACTACCTCGATGGAAATATAAGACTAACTCAAAGTAATACCATTTTAAGATACCTGGCAAAGAAACATGAACTTGATGGCAAAACCGAAGAAGAATACCTCCGAGTTTCTTTGGCCGAACAGCAAATCAGTGATCTCCGGGCAAGTCTGATTCAGTTGAGTTACAACGACAACTTTGAGAAGCTGAAACCTGATTTTGTCAATCAAGTACCGAGTCATCTGAAATTGGTTGCTAACTTTCTAGGCAACAGGAAATTTTTGGCAGGCGATTCCGTGACCTATGTTGACTTCATGGCCTATCATGTCATCGATTACCTCAGGTATCTCATTCCAAATCTTCTCACAGATTTCCCAAATTTGAGAGATCATCAAGACAGGATTCGAAACTTGCCAGAACTgcggaaatatttaaaatcgccAGCATACAAACCTTGGCCTCTTTTCTCTCCTGCAGCGCAATTTGGCGGTGAAGGACCGGAACCTAAGCGTTAA